Proteins from a single region of Helicoverpa armigera isolate CAAS_96S chromosome 21, ASM3070526v1, whole genome shotgun sequence:
- the LOC110381101 gene encoding ADP-ribosylation factor-like protein 3, translating into MMGLLNILKKLRSNPDKELRLLLLGLDNAGKTTLLKQLASEDVNHVTPTAGFNIKSVLSNGFKLNVWDIGGQRKIRPYWRNYFENTDILIYVVDCSDHQRLEETGQELAELLEDDKLRGVPLLVYANKQDLATALPASEIAQHLGLHLIRDRTWQIQACVATDGTGVKEGMEWVCKNIPAKK; encoded by the exons ATGATG GGCCTactgaatattttgaaaaagctGCGGTCTAACCCTGACAAAGAGTTGCGTTTGCTACTTCTTGGACTGGACAATGCTGGTAAAACGACACTCCTGAAGCAGTTGGCGTCAGAAGATGTGAATCATGTCACTCCCACAGCgggttttaatattaaatcagTTTTATCCAATGGTTTTAAGCTAAATGTGTGGGATATCGGCGGTCAGAGGAAGATAAGACCGTATTGGAGaaactattttgaaaataccGATATTTTG ATTTACGTAGTGGACTGTTCTGATCACCAAAGACTGGAGGAAACTGGTCAAGAGTTAGCAGAATTACTGGAAGATGACAAGTTACGTGGCGTACCACTGCTGGTGTATGCAAATAAACAAGACTTGGCTACAG CATTACCAGCCAGTGAGATAGCCCAGCACCTAGGTCTGCACCTCATAAGGGATCGCACTTGGCAGATACAAGCCTGTGTAGCTACTGATGGCACTGGAGTCAAG GAGGGAATGGAGTGGGTCTGCAAAAACATCCCCGCTAAGAAATAA
- the LOC135118380 gene encoding H/ACA ribonucleoprotein complex subunit 2-like protein, giving the protein MGKIKQEPVEQEEQGDVSIKNEPQSYDEKVDHCSVIAKPMAPKKLSKKIYKLIKKSTSHKNYIRNGLKIVQKQLRLGEKGLVFFAGDISPIEIMCHLPAVCEEKDIPYCYTPSRKDIGAAMGTMRGCVMVLVKEHEDYKDLFDEVRGEIKLLGHPI; this is encoded by the exons atgggCAAGATTAAACAGGAGCCCGTAGAACAGGAAGAGCAGGGAGACGTCAGCATTAAGAATGAGCCACAAAGTTACGATGAGAAGGTAGACCACTGCAGCGTGATCGCGAAGCCGATGGCGCCGAAGAAACTCAGCAAAAAGATCtacaaactaattaaaaaatctacttcacacaaaaactacatTAGAAACGGACTTAAAATCGTGCAAAAGCAACTGCGGCTGGGAGAAAAAGg CCTCGTCTTCTTCGCCGGAGACATATCCCCGATCGAGATCATGTGTCACTTACCTGCCGTCTGCGAGGAGAAGGACATCCCGTACTGCTACACACCAAGCCGCAAAGACATTGGTGCAGCTATGGGTACCATGAGGGGCTGTGTCATGGTCTTAGTAAAGGAACACGAAGATTATAAAGATTTGTTTGATGAAGTTAGAGGGGAAATTAAGCTGTTAGGACATCCTATTTAG